Part of the Geodermatophilus obscurus DSM 43160 genome is shown below.
AAGCTCGAGCTCGAGGGCGACGAGGCCACCGGTGCCAACATCGTGCGCGTCGCGCTCGAGGCGCCGCTGAAGCAGATCGCGATCAACGCCGGCCTCGAGGGCGGCGTCGTCGCGGAGAAGGTCCGCAACTCCGACACCGGCTGGGGCCTCAACGCCGCCACCGGCGAGTACGTGGACCTGGTCGCGGCCGGCATCATCGACCCCGCCAAGGTGACCCGCTCGGCGCTGCAGAACGCCGCCTCCATCGCGGCGCTCTTCCTCACCACCGAGGCCGTCATCGCCGACAAGCCGGAGAAGAACGCCCCGGCCATGCCGGGCGGCGACGGCGGCATGGGCGGCATGGACTTCTGAGTCCGGCCACACGCCGAGCAGCTGCGCTGACCACGGTTCGGCGTACGGCTCGGTAGCACCAGCACTGCCCGGCAGGGGCGGTCCGCTTCCCGGCGGGCCGCCCCTGTCGGCGTTCGCGGGGCGGGCGCCCCGGCGAGATCGCCGATCCCGCACGGACCCGGCCCCGCAGGTGTGCGGGATCGCCGATCTCGCCGGTGAGGGGGACGGGTGGTCCTCCTCAGTCCCGGCGTCCGTCGCCCAGCAGCCAGCCGCATGGCTCGGCCAGCGCCTCGGCCTCCACCGGGCCCCAGGAGCCGGGTGCGTAGCGGTGCACCTGCGGTGGCCGCTGCTGCAGCGGGGCGAACGCCTGCCAGGCGTGCGCCAGCCCCTCGCTGCTGGTGAACAGCGACCGGTCGCCCACGAGCACGTCGTGCAGCAGGGAGACGTAGGGCGGCAGTGGCGTCCCGCCGGGGACGTCGGAGAGCTGCAGCGTCGCCGTCGCCGTGGCGAGGTCGAGGTCGGGGCCGGGTTCCTTGGCGACGACCTGCAGGTCCACCGCGCCGGACCCCGACAGCGACAGCGACAGCACGTTGCCGTGCCCCGGGATGTCGGTCACCGGACCGTCCGGACGGCGCAGCAGCAGGCTCACCCGCTCCTCGCTCGCGGCCATCCGCTTGCCGGTCCGCAGCACGAACGGGACGCCGCGCCAGCGGTCGCTGTCGACCCACAGCCGCGCGGCGACGTAGGTGTCGGTCTGCGAGTCGTCGGCCACGCCCTCGATGTCGGTGTAGCCGTCGAACTGGCCGAGCACCACCTCGTCCGGGTCGAGGGGACGGAAGGCGGCGAGCACCCCCTCGCGGGCGGCCTGCAGGTCGGCGGGGGAGAAGCTGGCCGGCGGCTCCATCGCCACCTCGGCGGCCACCTGGAACAGGTGGGTGACCAGCATGTCGAGGGCAGCGCCGGTGGCGTCGTAGAACTCCGCGCGGTCGGCGACGTCCAGGTCCTCCGGGACGTCGATCTGCACCTGCGCCACGTGGTCGCGGTGCCACACGTGCTCGAACAGCGCGTTGGCGAAGCGGAGCACGTGCAGGTCCTGGGTGCCCT
Proteins encoded:
- a CDS encoding glucose-6-phosphate dehydrogenase, with amino-acid sequence MTDLPPTVFVLFGATGDLARRMVLPAFFELAQRGLLPEDWRLVGNGRGDVSHEDFAGRVRDALTEFGPHPDQGLWEGFAARLRFAGGGFEESDPGSLLDVLGEVREELGGDPQLVHYLAVPPSAFDKLTRALPQHGLTEGARVVYEKPYGTSPESFRELDELVLSVLDEEQVFRIDHFLGKEGTQDLHVLRFANALFEHVWHRDHVAQVQIDVPEDLDVADRAEFYDATGAALDMLVTHLFQVAAEVAMEPPASFSPADLQAAREGVLAAFRPLDPDEVVLGQFDGYTDIEGVADDSQTDTYVAARLWVDSDRWRGVPFVLRTGKRMAASEERVSLLLRRPDGPVTDIPGHGNVLSLSLSGSGAVDLQVVAKEPGPDLDLATATATLQLSDVPGGTPLPPYVSLLHDVLVGDRSLFTSSEGLAHAWQAFAPLQQRPPQVHRYAPGSWGPVEAEALAEPCGWLLGDGRRD